ATTAAATCCATTGCAAAGGCTTGCTTCTAGATACATGAAGCAAGTGATTATCATGGCATTAAGTAGGCTTTTAGTTTAATGAATTACTCACCATACCAAGTGTTTGACAGGGAATATTGGGCTGAACTTAGAGAGTCAGTACCTTTGACCTTATCAGCTCTAGAGTTAAAGCAGTTACAAGGTATTAATGAACGTGTTTCTATTGAAGAAGTGTGTGATATTTACCTGCCGTTGTCACGTCTGCTTAACTTATATGTCACGAATCGAATTCAACGCCGCCTTGTTCGCGATCAATTCTTGGGCCGTAAAGTGGCTAAAGTACCCTATATTATTAGTCTCGCGGGGAGTGTTGCTGTCGGTAAAAGTACCACCGCCAGAATTTTGCAAGCATTATTACAATGCTGGAGCGAACATCCGAAGGTCGCGTTAATCACCACTGATGGCTTTCTTTATCCAAATGCGCATTTAAAAGAGCATGGTTTGATGAAGCGTAAAGGCTTTCCTGAAAGTTATGACATTAATGCCCTCGTGAAATTTGTAGCTGATATTAAGTCGGGGCATGGCCGTGTTACGGCTCCCGTTTATTCACATTTTTCTTATGATATCGAAACAAACCAAGAAATGGTTGTTGAACAGCCTGATATCGTTATTCTGGAAGGTTTAAATGTCTTACAGTCGGGATTAGAATACCCCAATGATCCGCATCGGGTATTTGTTTCTGATTTTGTCGATTTTTCTATTTATGTGGATGCAGAGACTGCAAACCTCGAGAACTGGTATGTGCAACGTTTCTTGCAACTACGAGAAAGTGCGTTTACCGATTCAAGTTCATATTTCCATCATTACGCCAAACTGGGTGAGGATGAAGCAAAAGATGTGGCATTGAACATTTGGCGTACAATTAATGGTAAAAACTTAGTAGAAAATATCTTACCAACGCGAGAACGTGCTAACCTCATTCTAACTAAAGGCCTAAATCATCAAGTGCATCAAGTTAAATTGCGGAAATAATCTTAATTTCAGTCATTTTCTTGGTCTTATTCGATGTTTTTTGAGATTAATCCTATTTTTTTTAAAATATAGGTGAAATTTCACTCATTTCTCTTTATAATACGCGCTGCCCACGAACAAGGTGCTGTGGTGGTTCCTTGTCCTAATGACGCCATGTACTTATTCGAAGGGATGAGCAAGGTATATAGTTCACGTATAGATAACTATATGTGATAGTTTAAACAAATTTTATTGGGTTCAATATAAAATGAAAACTTTTGTTGCTACACCAAGCACGATCAAACGTGAATGGTTCGTTGTTGACGCTGAAGGTAAAACTTTAGGTCGTCTTGCGACTGAAATCGCTACTCGCTTACGTGGTAAGCACAAGCCTGAGTACACTCCTCATGCTGATACTGGCGATTACATCATCGTTGTAAACTGTGAAAAAATCGTTGTAACTGGTAACAAAGCGAAAGGTAAAATTTACTACTCGCACACTGGTTACATTGGCGGCATAAAATCAATTAGCTTTGAAAAGCTTATTGAAAAAGCTCCAGAGCGTGTTATCCAGTCTGCGGTTAAAGGTATGTTGCCAAAAGGTCCTCTAGGCCGTGCAATGTTCCGTAAGATGAAAGTATACGCAGGTCCTGAGCACAATCATGCTGCTCAACAACCACAAGTTCTAGACATCTAATTTACGGAATTTAAGCAAATGGCAGAAAATCAATACTACGGCACTGGTCGTCGTAAAAGTTCAACAGCTCGTGTATTCATGAAAGCTGGTACTGGTCAACTAACTATCAATAAGCGTTCTTTAGACGTTTATTTTGGTCGTGAAACAGCTCGTATGGTTGTTCGTCAAGCACTAGAATTAGTTGAACTACAAGACAAATTCGACCTAAACATCACTGTTTCTGGTGGTGGTACTACTGGTCAAGCTGGCGCAATCCGTCACGGTATCACTCGCGCACTTATGGAATATGACGAAACTCTTCGTCCTACTCTACGTGCAGCTGGTTTTGTTACTCGTGATGCTCGTCAAGTTGAACGTAAGAAAGTTGGTCTTAGAAAAGCACGTAAACGTCCACAGTTCTCAAAACGTTAATTCGTTTTTTGGTGGTTCGCTTTATTGCGACGAAAGCCTGGCATATGCCAGGCTTTTTTTTGTCTTTTTTTTGTCTTTTTTTATTTAACTAGGTTATATCTTTGTTAAATGTAATGTTGTTTCTTACTTGCGCGACAGTACTTAACACAGAAAGAGGGCTACTTGCTCTGTTTACTGAGTCATAAGCGACAGATATTGACTTAATCACTGAAAATTCATGATTAATGTCTCATTATCCTTGTAAAAATGTAACCAATTAATTAAAATTCAACGGCATTTATGTAACTTTTTTAGCTAATAAAAAGTTATCTTTTTTGAAATGGTATTCACTGCAAGATAATAACAATAATTTGCGCTGAGTCCGAATGGGAGAATAATTGGATGAGCAATGCGCCTGTTGATTCTGGTCGTCGTCGCTTTTTGACCGCTGCTACATGTGTAGTAGGTGGTGTTGGAGCTGTCGGCGCAGCCGTACCTTTTATCAAATCTTGGAATCCGAGTGCTAAAGCTAAAGCAGCTGGCGCTCCGGTTGAAGTTGATATTAGTAAAATTGAACCTGGTCAGTTAATTCGTGTTGAATG
This Moritella sp. 5 DNA region includes the following protein-coding sequences:
- the coaA gene encoding type I pantothenate kinase, with the translated sequence MNYSPYQVFDREYWAELRESVPLTLSALELKQLQGINERVSIEEVCDIYLPLSRLLNLYVTNRIQRRLVRDQFLGRKVAKVPYIISLAGSVAVGKSTTARILQALLQCWSEHPKVALITTDGFLYPNAHLKEHGLMKRKGFPESYDINALVKFVADIKSGHGRVTAPVYSHFSYDIETNQEMVVEQPDIVILEGLNVLQSGLEYPNDPHRVFVSDFVDFSIYVDAETANLENWYVQRFLQLRESAFTDSSSYFHHYAKLGEDEAKDVALNIWRTINGKNLVENILPTRERANLILTKGLNHQVHQVKLRK
- the rplM gene encoding 50S ribosomal protein L13; amino-acid sequence: MKTFVATPSTIKREWFVVDAEGKTLGRLATEIATRLRGKHKPEYTPHADTGDYIIVVNCEKIVVTGNKAKGKIYYSHTGYIGGIKSISFEKLIEKAPERVIQSAVKGMLPKGPLGRAMFRKMKVYAGPEHNHAAQQPQVLDI
- the rpsI gene encoding 30S ribosomal protein S9, which translates into the protein MAENQYYGTGRRKSSTARVFMKAGTGQLTINKRSLDVYFGRETARMVVRQALELVELQDKFDLNITVSGGGTTGQAGAIRHGITRALMEYDETLRPTLRAAGFVTRDARQVERKKVGLRKARKRPQFSKR